The Glandiceps talaboti chromosome 9, keGlaTala1.1, whole genome shotgun sequence genome window below encodes:
- the LOC144440151 gene encoding uncharacterized protein LOC144440151 isoform X2, protein MQYYEYLKITPVRQGQKLNRDKTVLYFESNERSNGGRIQTVKYEDDWMLIQFQSHEVLKAVLSLNHLDYNVERVTHTRSNDNPVDRKCILLRGLPPTMSKEDVIGHLKSSTGITETPRLRFGKDAVLVKYLTEITDFDHIKTSLMRGTTAIVQQVQFTNTIKVKNVPDSVDEDLELLKLFYERPIISGGDDIEDKVVRQDTNTATIWFKDYQVVQKVLVTKHKIEGTVVDVEPYYEELENLMTPSRDKTAESELSLTHTKLAVLQKECDGLKAANTIFRDKYHKELKEKELLVKELVNANQVIEEVVGDKVAKEIEIQRCKEKMAEQERQLVEINGITMGHENDGSLTTKDVCPERDCGLVPTFHVELKDKIANGNSSDVWTAKYLDDIIVVKQLRPQEGTRQALGYNGFLSQNVCERYNMMKTLQGQFTVKGLGACSDSEKGSYWLLMGYLPNGSLCNFLRNCEMTLNWEDKTRMALDACQCIKCLHCREFPMVLGKLSSRKFLVDADRRIKVYDFSKTDTLANCNRHVTLDRYMPPEHFLNINKQGSEEYTLYTERYGLGIILWEIATRKVPFEGKCDSQIFNHIMETGNEVLPEDCPASYKEVTDGLRKFDQDSRIPVEDAVSKLTALIESSYNE, encoded by the exons ATGCAAT ATTATGAATATTTGAAGATCACACCTGTTCGTCAAGGTCAGAAATTAAACAGAGATAAGACAGTTCTGTATTTTGAGTCTAATGAACGATCAAACGGTGGAAGAATTCAAACAGTTAAATATGAGGATGACTGGATGCTTATACAGTTTCAAAGCCATGAAG TGTTGAAGGCTGTTCTCTCATTAAATCACCTGGACTACAATGTTGAACGAGTCACTCATACGAGATCGAATGATAATCCAGTCGACAGAAAATGCATCCTTCTTCGAGGATTGCCCCCTACCATGTCAAAGGAAGACGTGATTGGTCACTTGAAATCTAGCACTGGTATAACAGAAACACCACGTTTACGATTTGGTAAAGACGCTGTTTTGGTGAAATATTTGACCGAAATCACAG ATTTTGATCACATAAAGACTTCGTTGATGAGAGGAACCACAGCTATTGTCCAACAAGTACAGTTCACAAATACAATCAAAGTGAAGAATGTACCTGACAGTGTTGATGAAGATCTAGAGTTGTTGAAATTATTCTACGAACGTCCCATAATTAGTGGAGGTGATGACATAGAGGACAAAGTTGTACGTCAAGACACGAACACAGCAACAATATGGTTTAAGGATTACCAAG TTGTACAGAAAGTGTTAGTTACCAAACATAAAATAGAAGGAACGGTTGTAGATGTGGAGCCATATTATGAAGAACTGGAAAACCTG ATGACGCCATCAAGAGACAAAACGGCTGAATCAGAACTATCACTAACACACACAAAATTAGCAGTGCTGCAGAAAGAGTGCGACGGATTGAAAGCTGCCAATACTATTTTCCGTGACAAATATCATAAAGAGCTGAAAGAGAAGGAGTTACTTGTAAAGGAACTTGTCAACGCAAACCAGGTGATAGAAGAAGTCGTAGGTGATAAAGTGGCAAAGGAGATAGAAATTCAGCGTTGCAAAGAAAAGATGGCTGAACAAGAACGTCAGCTTGTTGAGATAAATGGAATTACAATGGGACATGAAAATGATGGAAGTCTTACGACCAAAG ATGTATGTCCTGAAAGAGATTGTGGTCTGGTTCCCACTTTCCATGTCGAATTGAAGGACAAGATAGCAAATGGAAACAGCAGTGATGTGTGGACAGCCAAATATCTAGATGACATCATAGTGGTTAAGCAATTACGCCCTCAAGAGGG GACGAGACAGGCCCTGGGATATAATGGGTTCCTTAGTCAGAATGTCTGTGAGCGATACAATATGATGAAGACACTGCAAGGACAGTTCACAGTAAAGGGTCTTGGTGCGTGTAGTGACTCGGAGAAAG GTTCCTATTGGCTGTTGATGGGATACTTGCCAAACGGTTCACTCTGCAATTTCTTAAGAAATTGTGAAATGACATTGAATTGGGAGGATAAAACAAGAATGGCATTGGATGCTTGCCAATGTATCAAATGTCTGCACTGCAGAGAATTTCCAATGGTATTGGGTAAACTGAGTAGCAGAAAATTCCTTGTTGATGCTGATAGACGGATAAAG GTGTATGATTTCTCGAAGACAGACACACTTGCAAACTGCAATAGACATGTTACACTCGATAGATATATGCCTCCTGAACACTTCCTGAATATTAATAAGCAAGGCAGTGAGGaatatacactgtacacagAGAGATATGG ACTTGGCATCATTCTGTGGGAAATAGCGACGAGAAAAGTTCCTTTTGAAG GAAAATGTGACAGCCAGATTTTCAATCATATCATGGAGACTGGAAACGAAGTTTTACCTGAAGACTGTCCAGCATCTTACAAGGAGGTAACTGACGGATTGAGAAAATTTGACCAAGATAGTAGGATACCTGTGGAGG ACGCCGTTTCCAAATTGACAGCTCTTATTGAATCAAGTTATAACGAGTAG
- the LOC144440151 gene encoding uncharacterized protein LOC144440151 isoform X1: MQGQDYEYLKITPVRQGQKLNRDKTVLYFESNERSNGGRIQTVKYEDDWMLIQFQSHEVLKAVLSLNHLDYNVERVTHTRSNDNPVDRKCILLRGLPPTMSKEDVIGHLKSSTGITETPRLRFGKDAVLVKYLTEITDFDHIKTSLMRGTTAIVQQVQFTNTIKVKNVPDSVDEDLELLKLFYERPIISGGDDIEDKVVRQDTNTATIWFKDYQVVQKVLVTKHKIEGTVVDVEPYYEELENLMTPSRDKTAESELSLTHTKLAVLQKECDGLKAANTIFRDKYHKELKEKELLVKELVNANQVIEEVVGDKVAKEIEIQRCKEKMAEQERQLVEINGITMGHENDGSLTTKDVCPERDCGLVPTFHVELKDKIANGNSSDVWTAKYLDDIIVVKQLRPQEGTRQALGYNGFLSQNVCERYNMMKTLQGQFTVKGLGACSDSEKGSYWLLMGYLPNGSLCNFLRNCEMTLNWEDKTRMALDACQCIKCLHCREFPMVLGKLSSRKFLVDADRRIKVYDFSKTDTLANCNRHVTLDRYMPPEHFLNINKQGSEEYTLYTERYGLGIILWEIATRKVPFEGKCDSQIFNHIMETGNEVLPEDCPASYKEVTDGLRKFDQDSRIPVEDAVSKLTALIESSYNE, from the exons ATTATGAATATTTGAAGATCACACCTGTTCGTCAAGGTCAGAAATTAAACAGAGATAAGACAGTTCTGTATTTTGAGTCTAATGAACGATCAAACGGTGGAAGAATTCAAACAGTTAAATATGAGGATGACTGGATGCTTATACAGTTTCAAAGCCATGAAG TGTTGAAGGCTGTTCTCTCATTAAATCACCTGGACTACAATGTTGAACGAGTCACTCATACGAGATCGAATGATAATCCAGTCGACAGAAAATGCATCCTTCTTCGAGGATTGCCCCCTACCATGTCAAAGGAAGACGTGATTGGTCACTTGAAATCTAGCACTGGTATAACAGAAACACCACGTTTACGATTTGGTAAAGACGCTGTTTTGGTGAAATATTTGACCGAAATCACAG ATTTTGATCACATAAAGACTTCGTTGATGAGAGGAACCACAGCTATTGTCCAACAAGTACAGTTCACAAATACAATCAAAGTGAAGAATGTACCTGACAGTGTTGATGAAGATCTAGAGTTGTTGAAATTATTCTACGAACGTCCCATAATTAGTGGAGGTGATGACATAGAGGACAAAGTTGTACGTCAAGACACGAACACAGCAACAATATGGTTTAAGGATTACCAAG TTGTACAGAAAGTGTTAGTTACCAAACATAAAATAGAAGGAACGGTTGTAGATGTGGAGCCATATTATGAAGAACTGGAAAACCTG ATGACGCCATCAAGAGACAAAACGGCTGAATCAGAACTATCACTAACACACACAAAATTAGCAGTGCTGCAGAAAGAGTGCGACGGATTGAAAGCTGCCAATACTATTTTCCGTGACAAATATCATAAAGAGCTGAAAGAGAAGGAGTTACTTGTAAAGGAACTTGTCAACGCAAACCAGGTGATAGAAGAAGTCGTAGGTGATAAAGTGGCAAAGGAGATAGAAATTCAGCGTTGCAAAGAAAAGATGGCTGAACAAGAACGTCAGCTTGTTGAGATAAATGGAATTACAATGGGACATGAAAATGATGGAAGTCTTACGACCAAAG ATGTATGTCCTGAAAGAGATTGTGGTCTGGTTCCCACTTTCCATGTCGAATTGAAGGACAAGATAGCAAATGGAAACAGCAGTGATGTGTGGACAGCCAAATATCTAGATGACATCATAGTGGTTAAGCAATTACGCCCTCAAGAGGG GACGAGACAGGCCCTGGGATATAATGGGTTCCTTAGTCAGAATGTCTGTGAGCGATACAATATGATGAAGACACTGCAAGGACAGTTCACAGTAAAGGGTCTTGGTGCGTGTAGTGACTCGGAGAAAG GTTCCTATTGGCTGTTGATGGGATACTTGCCAAACGGTTCACTCTGCAATTTCTTAAGAAATTGTGAAATGACATTGAATTGGGAGGATAAAACAAGAATGGCATTGGATGCTTGCCAATGTATCAAATGTCTGCACTGCAGAGAATTTCCAATGGTATTGGGTAAACTGAGTAGCAGAAAATTCCTTGTTGATGCTGATAGACGGATAAAG GTGTATGATTTCTCGAAGACAGACACACTTGCAAACTGCAATAGACATGTTACACTCGATAGATATATGCCTCCTGAACACTTCCTGAATATTAATAAGCAAGGCAGTGAGGaatatacactgtacacagAGAGATATGG ACTTGGCATCATTCTGTGGGAAATAGCGACGAGAAAAGTTCCTTTTGAAG GAAAATGTGACAGCCAGATTTTCAATCATATCATGGAGACTGGAAACGAAGTTTTACCTGAAGACTGTCCAGCATCTTACAAGGAGGTAACTGACGGATTGAGAAAATTTGACCAAGATAGTAGGATACCTGTGGAGG ACGCCGTTTCCAAATTGACAGCTCTTATTGAATCAAGTTATAACGAGTAG